Part of the Sulfurimonas sp. genome, GAAATAGTATCCCGCGACAATCGAACTTAATGCAACCGCTATAAAAGTTAAAATCCATGCTACATATACTAAAGTTTTTGATTGCTGCTTGGAACCACTTTTTTTCCTTCTCGGCATTCATTCTCCGTTTAAAAATCTTTAGAAACAATTGTTTTCTTAAAACTATATCCTAAAAACCTAAAATAGTTTATTTTTTAAGTATAATTTTTGTATAATCCCGCGTTCCTTTCTCTTTGTATCGAATTTTTTCGATATATATACATCCGAAAGGGAAACAAAAGCCTATTTTTAGGCGAAATACCAAAGGGAGATTATACTCTATGAGAAATTACGAAAACTTAGTAATCGTAAAACCGACATTAACGGCTGAAGAGATTCAAGCCAATATCAACGCAATTGAAGAAGTTATCACTTCTAACGGCGGCGAAATTGCTGCAAGAGATGCAATGGGTATGAGAAAATTAGCATACCCTCTTAACAAAAATGAGCGTGGTTATTTCCATGTTATCTACTATTCGGTTGCTCCGTCGGCAATTAATGAAATTGAGAGACGCTTCCGTATCAACGAAAATCTTCTTCGTTTTGTTACTATCAAATACGATACAAATCGTGAAGTAACGGCTTGGAATCAGTTAGTGCAAAAAGCAAATAAAAAAGCAACTCAACCTGCCGGTGAAGCTAAAGTAGAAGAAGTTCTAATACCTGCGGCGCTTGAAGAAGAAGCTGAATAAACAACAGAGTAATTGGCTAACGCCTAAACAAATAAGGAAGATTCATGTATAACAAAGTTATTTTGGTTGGAAACTTAACTAGAGATATTGAACTTAGATACTCTCAAGGCGGAATGGCTATAGCAAATACAAGTTTAGCTACAAGCCGCAAGTTCACCGTAAACGGTGAAAAAAAAGAGGAAGTTTGTTTTATAGATATTACATTCTTTGCCAGAAGTGCGGAGATTGCCAATCAATACCTTAGAAAAGGGAGTAAAATCCTAGTAGAAGGTAGACTTAACTTTGATCAATGGGTAGATCAAAACGGACAGAAACGCTCAAAGCACTCCGTTGTTGTTGAAACTATGCAGATGTTGGACTCTAAAGGCGATAACCAAAGCAGTAACGATTACCAACCTCAACAGGCGGGAAATCAACAAGGTTATCAACAGCCTAACTACCAACAACAGCAGCCGCAAAGCTATCAACAGCCGAGCGCTCAGCAAGCTTACTCACAAAGCAGACAGATGCCGAGTAGCAACTCTATTCCGGAAATAGACATTGATGAAGATGAAATTCCATTTTAGAAAACATAGATAACAAAAGGAAATAACATGGCAGAAAGAAGAAAATACAAAAAAAGATTTTGTAAGTATTGTGAAGCAAAAGTTGATTTTATGGACTATAAAGATGTAGGAGCACTTCGTTTCTCTCTTTCAGAAAGATATAAAATTATGCCTCGTCGTTTAACAGGCAACTGTAAACGCCACCAAGATATGATATCAACAGTTATCAAAAGAGCTCGTGCAGCAGCATTAGTTCCATACACTGTAACTAGAAAAACAGTTGTAACTGCTCCGTTTGAGAATTTAAAATAGTTCTCTTAAGTCCCTATATTGGGGCTTAATTCACTGCTTTCTCACATCTAGTTTAACCGTTCATTTTCACAAATACTCAATTTATCATCGCTATAACAATACATAGTTCATTTCTAAACTATACAACTTTTATGTACCATTTGTGTACCTTTTTGTGTACCTTTTTGTGTATCCGGTTTTAAATATAAATATCTTTTCTATGAGCAATTTTAGAGATGAGCATCAAGTCGTTTTCCTGATAAAATATAACTCTATAGTCGCCTATTCTCAACCTATACGCACCGTCAAAGGGAGTTTTTAGCTTCTTGATTTTCGTTAGAACCGGATTGGATGCAAACTCTTCAATGCCCTCAAGCAAAAGTGCAGCCACTGATTTATCTAGTTTTTTGAGCTGCTTTAGAGCTTTTGGGTCATACTCAATATTATAATCCAAGTTCTGCTCTTACATCTTTGTGAGAAATAGTTTTGAGTGTTCCCATCTTATAATCTTGAACAGTTTTTGTAACAGAGAGTGTGTCAAAGTATTCCTGCAATGCTTCTCTGATAACTTGTGCTTTCTTCTTGCCTGTTTCAAAGGCAACCAAGCCCAGCTCTTCGATAAGATTTTCTTCAAGCGTTATGGTTACTTTTTTAGTCATATAAACAACCTTTTTAGATATTTGGCGTATTTTACCATACTTTTTATATACCATCCACGCTTTTTAATTTAGGAATATTTTTTGCTACATATAAAGTAAAAAAGTAGTAATATGCACTATATTTTAACCCTTATTTTACTGACATCTTTTCTCTATGCAAAAAACGGTGACTTCTCGATTGTAATAAACGAACCCTTTAGCAATGCTTTGGTTGATATAACCGAGGATTATGACCGAGATATAAGTGCCGTAGGCTTTATTAAAAAATATAAAAGCAATCAAGCAAAGCAGGACACGACTTATACAAATGCCTTTGATTATCTTGCATCTCTTTCAAATGGCAACAACGGTTCCCAGACTCATTTAGTAAAAGTAAACAACCAAGCGGATATTACACTTAGAAAATCAACAAATCTCCCATATTTTAATGAAGCAGTTTCAATTATTAAAACTCCGCAAAACGGTTATTTCATAGGCGGACATACGCTTGAGGGTTCGCTTTTAGTTTTAAAAATGGATTCAAATGCCCAGACGATATTTCATAAAACATTCGGAACCGCAAATCAAGATAAAATGAGCAAAATGATTCCGCTTCGAGACGGCGGAGTTTTAGCAATCGGCTCATCCGTAGTTTCAAGATCTCCAAACGACAATCTTTTTGAGAGCGGGCTTGGTCTAAGCGATATATATCTAACCAGATTATCAAAAGAGGGAGAGATTTTATGGAGCAAAAAATACGGAACCACAAAAGATGACACAGGAGTAGATGCAGCTGAAGCGGACGACGGCTCTATTATGCTAATCGGTCAAGTAAGTGAAAAAAAATCTAAAAGCGTCACTATTTTAAGAATTACGCAAAACGGCGATAAAATCTGGATAAAAGAGTATAAAAATGAGAAAAATTTAACTCCGCATAAAATAATCAAACTAAGAGATAACAATTTCGTTATTTCGCTTTCTCAAAATGATGATACAAACAAAGAGCAGATAAGGCTTATTAAAATAGATTTGCAAAAAAATATTTTACAAGATAAGATGATTCAGACAACATACGCAAGTGCTTTAAAGGACATAAAAGAGTTTAGCGATACCAAGATTGCAGGCGTAGGATATGTCCGTGACGGTCATAATACAGACGGGCTTGCAATGCTGCTTGATAATAAATTTTCAATGCTCAATCAGGAACATTACGGCTCTGACGAATACGACTCCTTTAATGCCCTTACCATCCTTAACAACTCCCAGATTGCCGCTGCAGGGATTTACACAAACAAAGACTCTCAGGAGTCTAATATGTGGATAGTAAAGCTAAACAAAGATCTCTCTATGGCTAAAATACCTACAAAATCTATAGAATCAAAAAGGTGAGATAGAAAATCTAGTCCTCATACCCTTGCGTATCTTCGCTACCCGCTCTAAAACTGAATCTTACTTTATCCTGTTTTAGTTTTTTATAGAGTTTAAATTTTGCTTTTTCTAACTCTTCATCATTATATAAAAATTCAGATTTTATCGCTTCATCGCTCTCGTTTGCACTATCCATTGCAAAAAGTTTCAGCTCTTTTTTTGTCAATTTAGCCTTAAGCACATTATAGAGAGCTTTATCGTCTTCAATCAAATCAACTTCGCTTAATCTGCAAAATTTAGCCAATAACCCTCTAAAACTGTTCTCGCTGTTATACTGTCTCCAAATACTATTTTTTAGCATTATATTTTCTCCAAAATTTGCGTTAAATCTTTTGTCTCAACCACTATATTTGCCTCTTTTCGCAGTATTTCTCTTGCACAAAAAGCGACTCTTGTTCCTGCATGGGCAAACATTGAGAGATCATTTGCTCCGTCTCCGCATACCAGCGTCTCTTCAGGAGTAACCTTTAATAAACCCTGTAAGCGAATCAGCATATCGCCTTTTGAGTAGTTAAACATCATATCTCCGCCGACAAGACCCGTAAGTATCTGGTTTTTATGATGCAGTACATTTGAAAAATCCGCATCATATCCTAAGATGTTTTTTGCATATCCGGTTGCACTTCTAAATCCGCCGCTAAAACAGACTACTTTCATACCCCTGCCCTTTAACTCGGCGATTGTTTCACGCGCGCCTTTCATATACGGTAAATTGTGGCTAATCTTCTCGACTACGCTATACTCCAATCCCTTTAAAAGCCCTACTCTTTGCTGAAGCGATTCAAAAAAATCAAGCTCCCCGCTCATTGCAGCCTCGGTTATTTTACTTACCTGTTCGCCAAGCCCTAGTTCTTCTGCAAAAAAATCTATCGTCTCGCCATCCATAAGCGTAGAATCGAAATCAAAAACAGCCAATTTCAACATATATTATTTCCCTATCTGTTATAATTGCGCAATTATACCCATTTAGGATGCTTTTTGTTTGATGAACTCATAAATAAACTAAAAAACGATACATACATAACGCTTGAAACTACGCCTAGTCACTCTCCTATCTTTTCTCCTATCATTGAGACGATAGCCGAGTTAGGGCTTGATAAACTCGTAGACGGCTTTACGACAACAGACAATCCGCTTGCAAAGCTAAAGTACAACTCGCTGTTTGCCGCGAAAATGCTTCAGGACAGATTTAACAAACCTGCTATTGCAACTATGAGTATGCGCGATAGAAACAAGATTGCACTTCAATCCGATCTTCTTGGAGCAAATGAGGCAAATATCAGAGCCATTTTAGCACTAACGGGAGATCCTGCGACAATATCCGACCAACCGCATACCAAAGGGGTTTTTGAATCGGACAGTTCCCTTTTGTTAGATATTATCTCTTGTTTTAACAGCGGAATAAATTATGCAGGCAAGCCCTTGGCTCATAAGCCAAAAGAGTTATACCCTTTTGCAGTCGTAAACTCTTATGCCAAAAATCCGAAAACTCTTCAAAAAAAGATGCAAAAAAAGATAAAGCACGGGGCACTGGGGATTATAACACAGCCAGTCTATGACATAGAAAACGCAAAACTTCTGCTTGAACTAAAAGATGCCGCAAATGCAGAGTGCGATAACGAGAACAAAAAGGCAGAGCTTATTTTAGGAATTTTTCCTATCACAAAGCTTAGAACCGCGCAGTTTTTATCTGCCCATGTTCCGGGTATAAATGTGCCGGATGATTGGATAGAAGCACTAAGAGAGGCAAACGAAAAAGGGAGCGAAGAAGAGTATAGAGTCGGATTTGAGCTTAGCAGAAATCTCTTTTTAGATTTAAAAAAGCTTCATCCGAAAATTCATCTTATGACGGCAAATCAGTTCCAACTTGCCAAAGATATACTCTCTTAATGGCATTTCACTAGACTGATTTACCCTCGCCTTTAAAATCATAGACAAACTCTCTAAATTTATCTATTTTTAGAGGTTTGCTAAAGTAATACCCCTGTATCTGATTGCAGCTTAAAAATTTCAAAGTATCAACATGCCCTTTTGTTTCTGAGCCCTCGGCAATAACATCTTTTCCCAAAGATCTAGTCATTGCGATAATTGCCGAAACGATTGAGCGGTCATCCTCGTTTTTATCAATATCAAGCACAAAACTGCGGTCTATTTTTATAGTTTTAGCAGGCAGTTTTTTAAGATAACTTAGCGATGAGTACCCTGTTCCAAAATCATCTATGGAGAGTTTAAAGCCTTTTGAATGCAACAAATTTAAAATAATAAGCGCTTTGTCGACATTTTTCATAATATGACTCTCGGTAATCTCTAGTTCTACATAACTATTATCAAGCCCTATATCATCTACGATACTGCAAATATCCTCCACAAAAGAGAGATCATTTAATTGTTTGCTTGAAACATTTATGGATACCGTAAGTTTGTTACCCTCGTTATGAAGCATCTTCGTATCGCTGATTGCCTGTTTTGCTACCCATAATCCGATTTCTAAAATTTGACCCGTCTCTTCGGATATACCTATAAATCTGTCAGGTCGAATAAGACCTATTTCCGAATGATTCCAACGAATTAACGCTTCCATCCCATAGACGCTTTTCGTCTCTAAATTTACCTTTGGCTGATACTCTAAAAATAGTTCGTTTTTATTTATAGCGTTACGCAAATCATTCTCTATAAGCATTCTTTCGGTTATTTTTTCATTCATTGATTGCGTATAAAACTGATAACCGTTTTTCCCGCTCTCTTTTACATGATACATTGCCGTATCTGCCGCTCTCATAAGTTCTTCGTAACTCTGTGCATCATCAGGATAGATACTAATACCCATACTCGCACCCGTAAAAAATTCTCTATCCTCTATCATAACCGGATTTTTAAATCTATCAATTATCTTATCGGCGACTGAAGCGATATCTACAATCGACTTTACATCGTCCAATATTACGGTAAACTCATCACCG contains:
- the serB gene encoding phosphoserine phosphatase SerB, which translates into the protein MLKLAVFDFDSTLMDGETIDFFAEELGLGEQVSKITEAAMSGELDFFESLQQRVGLLKGLEYSVVEKISHNLPYMKGARETIAELKGRGMKVVCFSGGFRSATGYAKNILGYDADFSNVLHHKNQILTGLVGGDMMFNYSKGDMLIRLQGLLKVTPEETLVCGDGANDLSMFAHAGTRVAFCAREILRKEANIVVETKDLTQILEKI
- a CDS encoding methylenetetrahydrofolate reductase, coding for MFDELINKLKNDTYITLETTPSHSPIFSPIIETIAELGLDKLVDGFTTTDNPLAKLKYNSLFAAKMLQDRFNKPAIATMSMRDRNKIALQSDLLGANEANIRAILALTGDPATISDQPHTKGVFESDSSLLLDIISCFNSGINYAGKPLAHKPKELYPFAVVNSYAKNPKTLQKKMQKKIKHGALGIITQPVYDIENAKLLLELKDAANAECDNENKKAELILGIFPITKLRTAQFLSAHVPGINVPDDWIEALREANEKGSEEEYRVGFELSRNLFLDLKKLHPKIHLMTANQFQLAKDILS
- a CDS encoding type II toxin-antitoxin system RelE/ParE family toxin is translated as MDYNIEYDPKALKQLKKLDKSVAALLLEGIEEFASNPVLTKIKKLKTPFDGAYRLRIGDYRVIFYQENDLMLISKIAHRKDIYI
- a CDS encoding ribbon-helix-helix domain-containing protein encodes the protein MTKKVTITLEENLIEELGLVAFETGKKKAQVIREALQEYFDTLSVTKTVQDYKMGTLKTISHKDVRAELGL
- the rpsF gene encoding 30S ribosomal protein S6; this encodes MRNYENLVIVKPTLTAEEIQANINAIEEVITSNGGEIAARDAMGMRKLAYPLNKNERGYFHVIYYSVAPSAINEIERRFRINENLLRFVTIKYDTNREVTAWNQLVQKANKKATQPAGEAKVEEVLIPAALEEEAE
- the rpsR gene encoding 30S ribosomal protein S18; this encodes MAERRKYKKRFCKYCEAKVDFMDYKDVGALRFSLSERYKIMPRRLTGNCKRHQDMISTVIKRARAAALVPYTVTRKTVVTAPFENLK
- a CDS encoding single-stranded DNA-binding protein; its protein translation is MYNKVILVGNLTRDIELRYSQGGMAIANTSLATSRKFTVNGEKKEEVCFIDITFFARSAEIANQYLRKGSKILVEGRLNFDQWVDQNGQKRSKHSVVVETMQMLDSKGDNQSSNDYQPQQAGNQQGYQQPNYQQQQPQSYQQPSAQQAYSQSRQMPSSNSIPEIDIDEDEIPF
- a CDS encoding GGDEF and EAL domain-containing protein yields the protein MQLPFIGAETVDLSEQELYRKRLYSGLMQAQALANIGHWELDLANNTLYWSDEVYRIFGLEPQEFDATYEAFLKYVHPDDAYMVNEAYSTSLKEKHGYFVEHRIIRKNGEIGFVEERCEHEFDASGKPIRSIGTVHDITRRKNAENELILASAVFEKMSDGVLITDSNQKIITINSAFSKISGYAFEEIKGKTPNAFSSGWHDNAFYQKLWSDINKKGQWNGEVIDRRKNGELYTAELNIIALHNKNGILTNYISIVNDISEKKQKESLIHNLAYFDSLTNLPNRVLFQERVISKIPALKRDSKKMALLFIDMDNFKNINDTFGHLTGDKFLIEVAKSIKSLLREQDTFARLGGDEFTVILDDVKSIVDIASVADKIIDRFKNPVMIEDREFFTGASMGISIYPDDAQSYEELMRAADTAMYHVKESGKNGYQFYTQSMNEKITERMLIENDLRNAINKNELFLEYQPKVNLETKSVYGMEALIRWNHSEIGLIRPDRFIGISEETGQILEIGLWVAKQAISDTKMLHNEGNKLTVSINVSSKQLNDLSFVEDICSIVDDIGLDNSYVELEITESHIMKNVDKALIILNLLHSKGFKLSIDDFGTGYSSLSYLKKLPAKTIKIDRSFVLDIDKNEDDRSIVSAIIAMTRSLGKDVIAEGSETKGHVDTLKFLSCNQIQGYYFSKPLKIDKFREFVYDFKGEGKSV